In one Bacteroidales bacterium genomic region, the following are encoded:
- a CDS encoding sulfite exporter TauE/SafE family protein: MTWLQIILLVGSGVLTGFINTLAGGGSVISLSVLMFLGLPPQVANGTNRIGVLFQTLSSTGSFRHYKVLNLKEGIRLAIPAVIGSLIGAQLAVDINQQVFNTVIAVLLVLIMILMFIKPSHWIKGNEELIGKRPGWIQTLVFFGIGLYGGFIQVGVGYFLLAGIVLGAGYNLVKANALKVWIVLLYTPFALVVFILNDQVNWAFGLVHAIGNVIGALVAARMAVKNGAKFVRWVIVAFIVITAADLIGIIDVRSWLNP; encoded by the coding sequence ATGACCTGGTTACAAATTATTTTACTTGTTGGCTCGGGTGTATTAACCGGGTTTATCAATACTCTTGCTGGTGGTGGTTCTGTTATTTCACTGTCGGTGCTGATGTTTTTAGGGCTTCCTCCCCAGGTTGCCAACGGCACAAACCGAATAGGCGTGCTTTTTCAAACACTCTCTTCAACCGGTTCATTCAGGCATTATAAAGTACTTAACCTGAAAGAAGGGATCAGGCTTGCAATTCCTGCAGTAATTGGTTCGCTTATAGGGGCACAATTGGCTGTTGATATTAACCAGCAGGTTTTCAATACTGTTATTGCAGTATTATTGGTTTTGATTATGATCCTGATGTTTATTAAACCTTCGCACTGGATCAAAGGCAACGAAGAACTTATTGGCAAACGGCCCGGATGGATACAAACTCTTGTGTTTTTTGGTATCGGGCTTTACGGTGGTTTTATCCAGGTGGGTGTGGGATATTTCCTGCTGGCCGGAATTGTTCTAGGTGCAGGTTATAACCTCGTAAAAGCCAATGCCCTCAAAGTTTGGATAGTTTTACTCTATACGCCTTTTGCTCTTGTTGTATTTATTCTGAATGACCAGGTGAATTGGGCTTTTGGCCTGGTTCACGCCATAGGCAACGTAATTGGCGCACTGGTTGCTGCACGGATGGCTGTGAAGAATGGCGCTAAATTCGTTCGTTGGGTGATTGTTGCATTCATAGTTATTACCGCAGCCGATTTGATAGGAATCATTGATGTGAGAAGCTGGTTGAATCCATAA
- a CDS encoding Na+/H+ antiporter NhaC family protein — protein MGKGLKLISLLLLFCVTTLFSLLAAETSSISPNADLATLEIILPRIIVQQVETTVELKVLNADSTFADGEPVSLLIKGKPKVLVFSQGKASFPYTFKSSELLTVELNEIKAERPVRPIPLWMSVLPPLLAIAVALIFREVISALFIGLFTGTLIIWIFRDVGVGTAFLNGLLMIIDTYIPEAIMDRGHISIIIFSMLIGAMVNLITRNGGMKGIVNVISRFASTPRSGQFAAWLMGIVIFFDDYANTLVVGNTMQPVTDRLKTSREKLAYIVDSTAAPMAAIAFVTTWIGAQLSYIADGIRTLELNETPYQVFIYSLQYAFYPFLTLAFVGMLIYKQRDFGPMYKAELKARQQGVTQAVSKASEDDEPVKPRWYNAAIPVVVVVMGTIAGLVITGLDAVSWDNNAGFSRNLSHIIGQADTYRALLWSSLLATLVALFLTVSQRLLSLKVSIESLIEGFKTMLTAIVILIMAWSIALITRDLHTADFISHLLLSLKVSPYMIPAITFLFAGGVAFSTGSSWGTMAILYPLILPASWMISQASGMEYAESLVIFHNVVSCVLAGSVLGDHISPISDTTILSSLASSCNHIEHVRTQLPYALIVGVVAVVAGTIPAAFGVPGYINYPVALLILFGIIMLAGKKVGAASNTQSI, from the coding sequence ATGGGAAAAGGCTTGAAGCTAATATCATTATTGTTGCTGTTTTGTGTGACAACGCTTTTTTCGCTCCTGGCAGCAGAGACTTCGTCAATATCACCGAATGCTGATTTGGCAACATTAGAAATTATCCTTCCCCGAATCATTGTTCAGCAAGTTGAAACTACGGTTGAACTGAAGGTTCTGAACGCAGATAGCACTTTTGCTGATGGAGAACCGGTTTCTTTACTTATCAAAGGAAAACCGAAGGTGTTAGTTTTCAGCCAGGGAAAAGCAAGCTTTCCTTACACTTTCAAATCCTCTGAATTACTCACGGTTGAGTTGAATGAAATCAAAGCTGAACGCCCCGTTCGTCCGATCCCGTTATGGATGTCAGTTCTGCCTCCTTTGTTAGCAATAGCGGTTGCATTGATTTTCAGGGAAGTAATCTCAGCCTTATTTATTGGTTTGTTCACCGGCACACTCATTATCTGGATTTTCAGGGATGTAGGTGTTGGAACGGCATTTTTAAACGGTCTTCTGATGATCATCGACACGTACATTCCGGAAGCAATTATGGATCGTGGCCATATTTCCATCATTATCTTTTCAATGCTGATTGGCGCGATGGTAAACCTGATTACCCGCAACGGAGGAATGAAAGGAATTGTAAATGTTATTTCCCGTTTTGCTTCTACACCGCGCTCCGGACAATTTGCCGCCTGGCTTATGGGAATTGTGATATTCTTTGATGATTATGCGAACACGCTGGTGGTTGGAAATACCATGCAACCTGTTACCGACCGTTTGAAAACTTCACGCGAAAAACTGGCTTATATCGTTGACAGTACAGCGGCTCCTATGGCTGCCATTGCGTTTGTGACCACCTGGATCGGAGCACAATTAAGCTACATTGCGGATGGAATAAGAACACTGGAATTAAATGAAACACCCTACCAGGTTTTTATCTATTCACTGCAATACGCTTTTTATCCTTTTCTGACCCTGGCTTTTGTGGGCATGCTCATTTACAAACAGCGGGATTTTGGTCCAATGTATAAAGCTGAGCTCAAAGCCAGGCAACAAGGCGTGACCCAAGCGGTTTCCAAAGCTTCAGAAGATGATGAGCCAGTAAAACCACGGTGGTACAATGCCGCTATACCTGTTGTGGTTGTTGTTATGGGAACCATAGCCGGGCTGGTTATAACCGGATTGGATGCTGTGAGTTGGGACAATAACGCAGGCTTTTCGAGAAACCTTTCACATATTATCGGGCAGGCTGATACTTATCGCGCCTTGCTTTGGTCGTCACTGCTGGCAACGTTAGTAGCGCTGTTTTTAACTGTAAGCCAACGCTTACTTTCACTGAAAGTCAGTATTGAGAGCCTAATTGAAGGGTTCAAAACCATGCTCACAGCCATTGTGATCCTTATTATGGCATGGTCAATTGCACTCATCACCCGGGATTTACATACTGCAGATTTTATCTCTCATCTTTTATTAAGCCTTAAAGTAAGTCCTTATATGATTCCCGCCATTACGTTTTTGTTTGCAGGAGGCGTAGCTTTTTCAACTGGTTCCTCCTGGGGAACTATGGCCATTTTGTACCCGTTGATTTTGCCGGCATCGTGGATGATATCCCAGGCTAGTGGGATGGAATATGCCGAATCATTGGTCATTTTTCATAATGTTGTTTCCTGTGTGCTGGCCGGCAGTGTACTTGGCGATCACATTTCCCCGATTTCAGATACAACGATCCTCAGCTCATTGGCTAGTTCCTGCAATCATATTGAGCATGTTCGAACCCAGCTTCCCTATGCACTTATTGTAGGCGTGGTTGCTGTAGTTGCCGGTACTATCCCTGCGGCTTTTGGAGTGCCTGGTTATATTAATTATCCGGTGGCATTGCTTATATTGTTTGGAATTATCATGCTGGCAGGGAAAAAAGTCGGTGCTGCATCAAATACTCAAAGTATATGA
- the thiL gene encoding thiamine-phosphate kinase has translation MRTELSDLGEFGLIDHLTGNIKPKDKSVIKGIGDDAAVIDAGDHYLLATKDLLIEGIHFDMAYTPLQHLGYKSVVVNLSDIAAMNGTPKQILVGIAVSNRYSVEALTDFYAGMFAACERYKVDLVGGDTTSSQAGLFISVTALGTVKKDDVTYRNTARPNDLVCVSGDLGGAYMGLLLLEREKEVFKNDPTMQPDLTGHDYILGRQLKPEPRFDVLEQLSKAGIKPTAMIDISDGVASEILHICKGSKSGCNLYEDKIPIDPATSMIAGEFNIQPITAAMNGGEDYELLFTVPIGDHDKISVIKGISIIGHITDESEGVNLIARDGTAVPILAQGWEHMR, from the coding sequence ATTAGAACCGAGCTGTCGGATTTAGGGGAATTTGGTCTGATTGACCATCTCACCGGAAATATCAAACCCAAAGATAAAAGTGTTATCAAAGGAATTGGCGATGATGCTGCCGTGATTGATGCCGGCGATCACTACCTGCTTGCCACCAAAGACTTGCTCATCGAAGGCATTCATTTCGATATGGCTTATACACCGTTACAACACCTTGGCTATAAATCTGTAGTTGTAAATCTCAGCGATATCGCTGCCATGAACGGAACACCCAAACAAATCCTTGTCGGCATAGCTGTTTCGAACCGTTACTCGGTAGAGGCCTTAACAGATTTTTACGCTGGAATGTTTGCTGCCTGCGAACGCTATAAGGTGGATCTCGTTGGTGGCGACACTACTTCCAGCCAGGCAGGTCTGTTTATTTCTGTTACAGCTTTGGGAACCGTTAAGAAAGATGATGTAACCTATAGAAATACCGCCCGGCCGAACGACCTTGTTTGCGTGAGTGGTGATTTAGGTGGAGCTTATATGGGCTTACTCTTACTTGAGCGCGAAAAGGAAGTTTTTAAAAATGACCCAACTATGCAACCCGATCTTACCGGACACGACTATATTCTGGGACGTCAACTAAAACCTGAACCTCGTTTTGATGTGCTGGAGCAACTTAGTAAGGCTGGTATTAAACCCACAGCTATGATAGACATTAGCGATGGGGTTGCCTCGGAAATACTGCACATCTGCAAAGGATCAAAATCAGGTTGCAACCTCTACGAAGACAAAATCCCCATTGACCCAGCCACTTCAATGATCGCTGGAGAATTTAACATCCAGCCCATCACAGCAGCCATGAACGGCGGCGAGGATTATGAGTTGCTTTTTACTGTTCCGATTGGAGATCATGATAAAATCTCTGTGATAAAAGGCATTTCGATTATTGGCCACATCACCGATGAAAGCGAAGGTGTAAACCTGATTGCCCGCGATGGCACTGCTGTGCCGATACTGGCGCAGGGTTGGGAGCATATGAGGTAG
- the uvrC gene encoding excinuclease ABC subunit UvrC: MVKVNIHNSFTPTLRILPEKPGIYQFLDKEGRIIYVGKAKNLKRRVSSYFRQDASLVGKVRVMVKKIADIHHIVVDTELDALLLENNLIKTYQPRYNILLKDDKSFPWICIKKEPFPRVFPTRNLINDGSEYFGPYASARMMHTLLDLIRQLYPIRTCSLRLTKENIEKKKFKVCLQYHIGNCLGPCEGLQSEAEHLQNIASVRDIIKGNLVSVRTRLNELMYEHAAALEFEKAQIIKDKLTVLERYRSKSTVVNPSISNVDVFSLVRTGNLVYVNFVKVVDGAIVQSHTIEVQTRLDETDAEVLVLAITELRQRFNSDAGEIILPLKPGFEIPGVTFTVPQRGDKKHLLELSERNASYFRLERQKQRDLVDPERHTKRILGQIQKDLNLKELPERIECFDNSNIQGTNPVAAVVVFTNAKPDKKEYRHFNIRTVEGPDDFASMYEIVTRRYKRLIEEEKPLPQLIIIDGGKGQLNAAYKSLTDLCVQDKTEIIGIAKRLEEIYHPGDPLPLYLDKKSETLKVIQQLRDEAHRFAITHHRKKREKSTIKTELVEIEGIGKVLSDKLLNKFRSVKNLKKASLEELQECIGAKKGEAVFRFFKHE, encoded by the coding sequence ATGGTTAAAGTAAATATTCACAATTCCTTCACCCCAACCCTCCGCATCCTGCCGGAAAAACCTGGTATTTATCAGTTTCTGGATAAGGAAGGGAGGATCATTTATGTGGGCAAGGCAAAGAACCTGAAAAGGCGGGTTTCGTCGTATTTCAGGCAGGATGCCAGCCTGGTGGGAAAAGTGAGGGTGATGGTGAAAAAGATTGCCGACATTCATCATATTGTAGTAGATACTGAACTGGATGCCCTGCTGCTCGAAAATAACCTGATCAAAACCTATCAGCCGCGCTACAACATCCTGCTCAAGGACGACAAGTCTTTTCCATGGATTTGCATTAAGAAAGAGCCTTTTCCGCGAGTTTTTCCAACGCGGAACCTTATCAACGACGGTTCCGAGTATTTCGGGCCCTATGCTTCAGCGAGAATGATGCATACCTTGCTGGATCTGATTCGCCAGCTTTATCCGATCCGAACCTGCAGCCTGCGCCTTACTAAAGAAAACATTGAAAAGAAGAAGTTTAAAGTTTGCCTGCAATACCACATCGGCAATTGCCTCGGCCCTTGCGAAGGGCTGCAAAGCGAGGCAGAACATCTACAGAACATTGCATCGGTACGTGATATCATCAAAGGTAATTTGGTTTCGGTTCGGACACGATTAAATGAGCTCATGTACGAACATGCCGCAGCCCTTGAGTTCGAAAAAGCACAGATTATCAAGGATAAACTAACTGTGCTGGAGCGTTACCGCAGTAAATCAACGGTGGTGAACCCGAGCATCAGCAATGTTGATGTTTTCTCACTCGTGAGAACCGGAAATCTTGTTTATGTGAACTTTGTGAAGGTTGTAGATGGCGCCATTGTACAGTCACACACAATCGAAGTTCAAACCAGGCTTGATGAAACTGATGCCGAAGTTCTTGTACTGGCCATAACCGAACTCAGACAGCGGTTTAACAGCGATGCCGGTGAAATCATCCTTCCGCTCAAACCAGGATTTGAAATTCCCGGAGTTACTTTTACGGTTCCGCAACGCGGCGACAAAAAGCATTTACTTGAACTTTCCGAACGCAATGCAAGCTATTTCCGACTCGAACGCCAGAAACAGCGCGACCTTGTTGACCCTGAACGCCACACAAAACGAATTTTGGGTCAGATCCAAAAGGATTTGAACCTGAAAGAACTTCCCGAAAGGATAGAATGTTTTGATAATTCAAATATTCAGGGAACCAATCCGGTAGCTGCCGTGGTGGTGTTTACCAATGCGAAACCTGATAAAAAAGAATACCGCCATTTCAATATCAGAACCGTAGAAGGTCCTGACGATTTTGCTTCGATGTACGAGATTGTAACACGCCGATACAAGCGCCTGATTGAAGAAGAAAAGCCGTTGCCACAACTCATCATCATTGACGGCGGAAAAGGCCAGCTAAATGCAGCTTACAAAAGCCTCACCGATCTTTGTGTTCAGGATAAAACTGAAATCATTGGCATTGCCAAACGTCTCGAAGAAATTTATCATCCCGGCGATCCGTTGCCGCTTTACCTTGACAAAAAATCCGAAACACTTAAGGTAATCCAACAACTCCGCGATGAAGCCCACCGCTTTGCGATCACACACCACCGCAAGAAACGAGAAAAAAGTACCATCAAAACCGAGCTGGTTGAAATTGAAGGAATTGGAAAAGTGCTTTCGGATAAACTACTCAATAAGTTCCGGTCGGTTAAAAACCTGAAAAAGGCTTCATTGGAAGAGTTGCAGGAGTGCATTGGCGCGAAAAAGGGCGAAGCGGTATTCAGGTTCTTTAAGCACGAATAA
- a CDS encoding KamA family radical SAM protein, with product MDTEPISELALHEDKLQADDEPPSLSAKVNGFNLQLVKPNGQSPNGSGSGAIIPSEQSLEFFYKYYPSASLNDWNDWRWQVRNSIKSVAALKQFLNLTSDELACDENDKVNLPIRITPYYASLLSRTDEMQAIRRSVVPVKEELYISPGEDHDPLCEEHSSPVPNLVHRYPDRALFLITGFCSTYCRYCTRSHMVAQDDKLHLGKSALEPAFEYIAANPAIRDVLLSGGDPLTLGDSYIDYVLSRLRAIPHVEIIRIGTKVPVVLPQRITKSLVAMLSKYHPLFMSIHFTHPDELTPEVAQATARLANAGIPLGSQTVLLKSINDEVQIMKNLMQGLLKLRVRPYYLYQCDPIPGSTHFRTPVEKGLEIIEGLRGHTSGYAIPHFVIDAPGGGGKIPLLPEYFLGKDEHGNIRLRNYENKMFTYPEIE from the coding sequence ATGGATACCGAACCAATTTCGGAGCTTGCCCTCCACGAGGACAAGCTCCAGGCTGATGACGAACCTCCCAGTTTGTCTGCAAAAGTGAACGGGTTTAACCTTCAGCTTGTTAAACCAAATGGCCAATCCCCTAATGGTTCCGGTTCCGGAGCCATTATCCCATCAGAACAATCCCTTGAATTTTTTTACAAATATTATCCTTCTGCCAGCTTGAATGACTGGAACGACTGGCGTTGGCAGGTTCGTAATAGCATTAAAAGTGTTGCGGCATTAAAGCAGTTTCTAAATCTAACCAGCGATGAACTTGCCTGTGATGAAAATGACAAGGTAAATTTGCCAATCAGGATTACACCTTACTACGCCTCGTTGCTTTCCCGCACTGATGAAATGCAGGCCATACGCCGTTCTGTAGTACCGGTGAAGGAAGAATTATACATCAGTCCAGGTGAAGATCACGACCCGCTTTGCGAAGAACATTCCAGTCCGGTTCCCAACCTGGTACATCGTTACCCCGACAGGGCACTCTTTCTGATTACAGGCTTTTGCTCCACCTATTGCCGCTATTGCACGCGTTCGCACATGGTTGCGCAGGACGACAAGCTGCATCTTGGTAAAAGTGCACTTGAACCGGCTTTCGAATACATCGCTGCCAATCCAGCCATCCGTGATGTATTGCTTTCAGGGGGCGATCCGCTTACATTGGGCGACAGTTATATTGATTACGTGCTGAGCCGGCTCCGGGCTATTCCTCATGTTGAAATCATACGCATTGGCACCAAGGTTCCGGTGGTGCTTCCGCAAAGGATTACCAAAAGCCTGGTTGCTATGCTCAGCAAATATCACCCGCTGTTCATGAGCATTCACTTCACCCATCCCGACGAACTTACACCTGAAGTTGCCCAGGCTACAGCAAGGCTGGCCAACGCTGGCATTCCACTTGGCAGTCAGACGGTTTTGCTGAAAAGTATCAACGATGAAGTGCAAATCATGAAAAACCTCATGCAGGGTTTGTTGAAACTCAGGGTCAGACCCTATTATCTTTACCAGTGCGACCCTATTCCTGGTTCAACACATTTCAGGACACCGGTAGAAAAGGGGCTGGAAATCATTGAAGGGCTCCGGGGTCATACCAGCGGTTATGCCATTCCACATTTTGTGATTGATGCACCCGGAGGCGGCGGCAAAATTCCGCTTCTCCCTGAGTATTTTCTAGGAAAGGATGAACATGGAAATATCCGTTTGCGAAACTATGAAAACAAGATGTTCACTTATCCGGAAATTGAATAA